CGCCACTGACTGCAAGCAGTACGGCGACGGTAAGAATAAGGCGTTGTTGTTCCAGCACCAGGGCAGCAAAACGATGCATGACGTCGGCCTCTCTAGCGCAGGACGTTGACGGTCTGACCGTCGACCAGTCGTGTCAGCCCGGCGGTGATGACCGAGTCACCGGCCTGCAGGTCGCCGCTGACCACGATGCGTTCTCCAAGCAGGTCGCCCACCCGAACCCGGACGCGCTCGGCGCGACCGTCGGTGAGTCGGTAGACGTGCGGTTCGTGGCTGCCGGGATCGATCACAGCACGCAGCGGGACCGTGAGTTCGTGGTCCCGGGCCACCGGGATGATGACCTCTGCCGTTAATCCGGCGCGTAGCGATGCGCCCGGCACACTGACGACCATCGGAAACAGACGCCCCGCGCCAGCGGCCGCTGTGGCCACCTCCACGATGCGCCCATTGACGGTCTGATCCAGCAGAGGGAAGTGGACTGGAATCAATTCACCCAGCTGCCGCGCCATGATCAGCGATTCCGGTAACACGATTTCAACTTCCAACTGCGGCCCCGTGCCCGCAGCCGCCAGCACGGGTGTGCCGGCAGGGATGAACTCACCGGGGTCTGCATAGCTGCGGGTGACGGTGCCGGCGAACGGGGCCGTCAGCTGCGCTTCAGCAAGGAGTTGTTCGGCCTCGAGTTGCTGCGCGCGCGCTGCGGCTTCGCCGGCCTTGAGCGCGGCCAGCGCAGAGCGGACCTGCTCCATCTCCTCAAGGGTGGCGGCATTTTGATCACGCAGTGCCTGGACACGTGTCAGATCGCGTTCCGCCTGCAGGCGTTGCTGGCGAAGCTGTTCCACGCGCTGTCTGGCGGCATCGACCGTCGGTTGCAGGCGAGGGTTGTCCAGCGTGGCCAGGGTCTCACCGCGGGCAAAGCTTTGTCCGATGTCGAGTCGGCTGGCGAGCCGGCCCGCGGTCTGAAAGGCCAGATCACCGCCGTCGCTGGCCTGTGTGGTGCCCGGAAACGCAAGCTGGCTGGCGTTGGGAGCAACCGTGACAGTCGCGATGCGGACCCGTTCCACGGATGCTGCTGGTGAGGAATCAACCGGAGCCGGCGATCCACAGCCGGCCAGGCTCAGCGTGAGAACGGCGACCAGGCGGGGAAACAACGGATGGGAGACTGCAAGGGTGGGGCGGGCCATCAGGGACTTCCGGCGGCGGAGGGTGTGAGCACTATACGCCTTTAAGTAAGCACTGCAAACATGTGAGGGTGCGGTGTAAACTTCTGTGCTACATTGCGCCGCATGAAAGATGCTCAGGGCACGGATTCCACCCGCCAGCGCTGCCTGGATCAGGCGTTGAACTTGTTGCTGCAAGGCAGCGTGGAATCGCTCAGCCTGCGTGCGGTCGCCCGCGCTGCGGGATTGTCGGCCACGGCCCCTTATCGCCACTTCGAGAGCAAGGAGGCGATGCTGGCCGAGCTGGCCACAAGAGGGTTCCGCGAGTTTGAGATGGCGTTGCGTTCAGCATCTCCCGGCGGCGTGCATTTGATGACCCTCGACTCGTTCTGCGAGATGGGCATTTGCTACGTGCAATTTGCACAGGCGCAGCCGGCTTATTACCAGCTGATGTTCGGCACCAGTATTGCCGATCCATCGGCATACCCGGCGCTGGACGAAGCGGCTCAGGCAGCGTTTTCAGTGCTCTTGCAGAGCATTGAAGTATTGCAGCGGGTGGGGGAGATCCGGCCGGCGCCCGCCCATCCCATCGCCGCGCATGTCTGGTCGGTTTGTCATGGCTTCAGCGCCTTGCTGGCAGCTGGCAAGTTCAGCAAGGTGGATGGGCTGGTCGGTGAAGACTGGCAGTCTGGATTTCAGGCGCAAATGGACATTTTGCTGGACGGATTACGTCCAGCGCCGTAAACCGTTTAGGCGGTGGCCAGGGAGGCAGTGATGGAAGACGGCGTGGTGCAGCGTCAGCGTTTCGAACATCGCGGTTTTCAGCTGTCCTATCTGGACTCAGCGCCTGATCAGCCTGATCGCCCGGTCGTGTTGCTGTTGCATGGGTTTCCCGATGAGGCTGCGATGTGGCTTCCGGTCATCGAGCGGCTACACAGCGCCGGCTACCGCTGTCTTGCGCCGGACACCCTGGGTTGCGGCGCCTCGCAGCTGGGGACACGGTCCCGCGACTATCACGCCCGGCTGATCGCAGACGATCATGCGGCGTTGCTCGCGGCACTGAACATTCGGCAGGCCGATGTCGTCGGCCACGACTGGGGCGCCGCGCTGGCCTGGCTGATCGCGGGCCATCACCCGGACCGGGTGAGACGGCTGGTCCCGATATCGGTGGGTCATCCCACAGCCTATGCACGGGCCGAGTTCCGCCAGAAGCAGATCGGCTGGTACACCTTGTTCTTCCAGCTGCCCGGCCTGTCCGAACGGTTGTTGTTGGGGGAGGGCCGATTCAGTCTGCGGCGGGTGTTTGCCAGCCACCCTGATATGGACACCGTCATGCAGCGAATGCGTGCCGAGCCAGCGCGTTTGACGGCTGCGGTCAGCATTTACCGGGCGTCGTTGTTCGATGTGTTGTTTCGCACGCAACCGCCGGTGTCCTGTGACACCCTGGGCATCTACAGCACGGGCGATCGGTTTCTGGTGGCGTCGCAGATGCGCAGCTCAGCGCGTTGGGTCCGTGGTCAATGGCGGTATGAACAATGGCCGGGTGGCCACTGGATTCCGTTGGAGCAGCCCGCTCGGCTTAGCAAGGCCGTGCTGGAATTTCTGGCTTAGCGCGCAGCCATCTGCTCGACGTTTGCGCCTAGGCGCATCTCGACCTGGCGCATGCACTGGGCAAGCGCTCGCCAGTCGTTACGGTTGGGTCGGATGCCGAATCCCAATTTGGAGACGCGGTCGCGGCCGGCATCGGTGAGTTGCACGCGGTCGTCATCCGTATCGCCCACCGGTTCGATTGCATGGGCCGCAATGAGATGATCCAGTGCCGTTTCCAGGTCCGATTGCCGTAGCGGCACACGCAGGGCAACCCGGCGTAATAGATCGACGGCTGACAGCGGCGCATGCTTGGAGAACAGCCGCTCTCGAAACGCGCGCAAGATGGCTGCTTCGGCCACCAGGATGAATTCGGGGGCGTGCTCGCCACGCCGCTCGGTGGATTCGCCTACCTTGGCATGATTGTCCAAGCCCTGTTTCCGCCGTCCGTGAAGTTGCGGTAAAGCTACCGCGCTCAATGTAAAGGACTCGTGAAAGAGGCGCTGATTGACTCGCAGCATCAAGACGGAGCCTGTTTTCACGCTGTAACTTGGCGGCGCCAGTCAATCCGTGCATTCCCAAATGCGTGGCGAAGGCCTGGGCAGGCCACCACGTCGCGAACGGTGTCGACCATCGCCCGGTGCGACGTTGAGCGCCTAGTTGCCGACGGTGGACTTGATCAACCCCCGCACCAGCGTGAGTTCCCGGTCGAGTGCCGGCTGCAACCGGGTCCAGCGCGAGGGCAGTGACTCGCTGGACAGCTCCAACTCTTCACAGATGCCGCGCAGGCGGATGGCCTGCACGTTGCCGCAAATGCCTTTGAGCTTGTGGGCCTCTCGTGCGAAGGCTCGATCATCCCCCGTTTGGGCGTGGTGTTCCATGCCGGCTCGAGCCTCGCTCGATGAGCTCAGAAACAGCCTGCAGATTTCCTGGACCACGCTGGCATCGCCTAGCAGCTCTTGCAGCGCGACCAGATCGCAGGCGGGTTGTTGGTTCAATGGTTGGCTCGCTGGGCGGCGGCGCGGCTCAAAGCCTGCTGGATGTCGGCGCGCGAAAAGGGCTTGGCCACAAAATCGTCCATGCCAGCCTCGGTGCAGCGCTGGCGATCCGTGTCGAAGGCGTTGGCGGTGAGCGCCACGATATAGGGTTGGGGTGAGGGGCAGCGTTCACGAATCATTCGGGTGGCCTCGGTGCCATCAAGCTCGGGAAGTTGAACGTCCATCATGATGATGTCGAATGGTTGAGCGCATGCCATGTTCACGCCCATCAGCCCGTTGTCGGCGACTTCGACCTGCAGTTCGAACTGTTCGAGCACACGCTTGAGGATCAGCACGTTGACGGGCTGATCCTCGACCACAAGCACCCGGCTGAGCGTCTGAAAGGCATTGGCGTGGTCGTCTGCCTCAGGGCCGGTGTCGGGTGTGCGCTTGACGGGCCGCCACGGCAGAGTGAGCTCGAAGTGAAAGCAACTTCCGTTGTTCAGGCTAGACGTGACCTTCAGTTCACTCCCCATCAGGTGCAGGAGCTGCGCCGAGATTGACAGGCCCAGGCCGGTCCCGGTTGCGCGACGCGTGGCCGAGCCGTCGACTTGGATAAAGGGTTGAAAAAGCCTCGCCTGGGCTGCGGCATCCATGCCAATGCCGGTGTCGATGACTTTGAACGCCACGTGGAGGTGGTCCTGGCTGCGGTGGGTGACCGAGGCCGACAACCTGACGTGCCCCCGGTCGGTGAATTTCACCGCGTTGCTCAGAAGGTTGGAAATGATCTGACGCAGGCGATGCGTATCGATGTCGACACGGACCGGGTCCAGGTCATCAGCGATATCGGCTTCCAGCGCCAGATGCTTGTCAGTGGCCCGCTGCCGGAACAAGGCAAGCGTGGCATTGAGTTCCTTGGGCAGGCTGGCCGGCCGGGGCTCCAGGGTGAGCTGGCCGGCCTCGACCTTGGCGAGGTCCAGGATGTCGTCCACCAGCTGTTTCAGATTGAGCCCACCACTGTGAAGCAGTCGCGCCCATTCCCGTTGCTCTTCACCGAGTGGGCTCGACCGC
The window above is part of the Abyssibacter profundi genome. Proteins encoded here:
- a CDS encoding efflux RND transporter periplasmic adaptor subunit, encoding MARPTLAVSHPLFPRLVAVLTLSLAGCGSPAPVDSSPAASVERVRIATVTVAPNASQLAFPGTTQASDGGDLAFQTAGRLASRLDIGQSFARGETLATLDNPRLQPTVDAARQRVEQLRQQRLQAERDLTRVQALRDQNAATLEEMEQVRSALAALKAGEAAARAQQLEAEQLLAEAQLTAPFAGTVTRSYADPGEFIPAGTPVLAAAGTGPQLEVEIVLPESLIMARQLGELIPVHFPLLDQTVNGRIVEVATAAAGAGRLFPMVVSVPGASLRAGLTAEVIIPVARDHELTVPLRAVIDPGSHEPHVYRLTDGRAERVRVRVGDLLGERIVVSGDLQAGDSVITAGLTRLVDGQTVNVLR
- a CDS encoding TetR/AcrR family transcriptional regulator — encoded protein: MKDAQGTDSTRQRCLDQALNLLLQGSVESLSLRAVARAAGLSATAPYRHFESKEAMLAELATRGFREFEMALRSASPGGVHLMTLDSFCEMGICYVQFAQAQPAYYQLMFGTSIADPSAYPALDEAAQAAFSVLLQSIEVLQRVGEIRPAPAHPIAAHVWSVCHGFSALLAAGKFSKVDGLVGEDWQSGFQAQMDILLDGLRPAP
- a CDS encoding alpha/beta fold hydrolase, with amino-acid sequence MEDGVVQRQRFEHRGFQLSYLDSAPDQPDRPVVLLLHGFPDEAAMWLPVIERLHSAGYRCLAPDTLGCGASQLGTRSRDYHARLIADDHAALLAALNIRQADVVGHDWGAALAWLIAGHHPDRVRRLVPISVGHPTAYARAEFRQKQIGWYTLFFQLPGLSERLLLGEGRFSLRRVFASHPDMDTVMQRMRAEPARLTAAVSIYRASLFDVLFRTQPPVSCDTLGIYSTGDRFLVASQMRSSARWVRGQWRYEQWPGGHWIPLEQPARLSKAVLEFLA
- a CDS encoding Hpt domain-containing protein: MNQQPACDLVALQELLGDASVVQEICRLFLSSSSEARAGMEHHAQTGDDRAFAREAHKLKGICGNVQAIRLRGICEELELSSESLPSRWTRLQPALDRELTLVRGLIKSTVGN
- a CDS encoding response regulator, yielding MPELADPSRLARRAERERQARKLAESLLEDKSHELYAANQALRAQTERLDQLVEARTRELQAALERAEAASRAQREFLATVSHEIRTPLQALLGISELLRSSPLGEEQREWARLLHSGGLNLKQLVDDILDLAKVEAGQLTLEPRPASLPKELNATLALFRQRATDKHLALEADIADDLDPVRVDIDTHRLRQIISNLLSNAVKFTDRGHVRLSASVTHRSQDHLHVAFKVIDTGIGMDAAAQARLFQPFIQVDGSATRRATGTGLGLSISAQLLHLMGSELKVTSSLNNGSCFHFELTLPWRPVKRTPDTGPEADDHANAFQTLSRVLVVEDQPVNVLILKRVLEQFELQVEVADNGLMGVNMACAQPFDIIMMDVQLPELDGTEATRMIRERCPSPQPYIVALTANAFDTDRQRCTEAGMDDFVAKPFSRADIQQALSRAAAQRANH